The following nucleotide sequence is from Micromonospora sp. WMMD1120.
TCGTACACCGCCACCGCGCCGGCGCCGGCCAGCTCGCCGCGGCTGGTCCCCCCGCAGGTCAGTCCCACGCAGGGGATCTGCAACGCGCCGGCCGCGGCGACATCCCACACGGAGTCGCCGACGAACACCACCCGCTCGGCGGCCAACCCGGACTGCTCCAGCGCGGCGACGAGGATGTCCGGCGCCGGTTTGCTCTGCTGGGCGTCGCTGGAGGAGGTGACCGTGTCGATCACGTCGTCGGCGGCCAGCGCCCGGCGCAGCGACTCCACCTCGGGACCCGAGGCGGAGGTGGCGAGGACGACCCGCAGCCCTCGCTCGGCGCAGGCGCGCAGCAGGTCGGCGGCCCGGGGCAGCGGTGTGAGCCGTTGCCAGTACTCGGCGTAGAGGGTGTCGTGGGCGTCGCGTAACCGCGTGTCGCCGTCCCGGTCCCGCTCCGGGCCGAGGAGGTGGTCGAGGAGTTTGTCCGACCCCATACCGATCGAACGGTGCACACTCGCCATCGGCACCTGCTGGTCGGTCTGCCGTAACGCCTCCCACCAGGTCACCGTGTGCAGGTAGGTGGTGTCGACAAGGGTGCCGTCGACGTCGAAGAGCACCCCGGCGGGCCGATCGGTACGCATGGGTGTCCTCCTGCCCGTCCGATGGTCTTACTAACGCGGCGTCAGGATCTCGAACCAGACCGTGGAGCCGCGGACCGACGGGTCGGTGCCCCAGGCGTCGCTCAGCTCCTCGATCAGCCCGAGACCCCGCCCACGACTGCTCAACGTGTCGGTGCGGGCGCGGGTCACGGTGCCCCGGGTGCCGGAGTCGGCGACCGAGACCAGCAGCCGTTCGGGGCTGAGGTCGATCTCCACCCGGGCGGCGGTGCCGGCGTGCAGCAACGCGTTGGTGGTCAGCTCGCTGGTGCAGAGCACCGCCGCTCCGATCACCGACTCGGGAACCTGCCACTCGGTGAGCTGCCCGGTGAGCCAGTGCCGGACCCGGCTCGGCGCGGTCGGCTCGGCCGGCACCTCCATGCTCGCCGACCGACTCGGCATGAGCGCGTGCTCGACCGCCAGCACCGCCACGTCGTCCTCGGTGCCGCCCGGGATCGCCGCGGTGGCCACCGCACAGAGCGCGCGCGGG
It contains:
- a CDS encoding HAD family hydrolase, which translates into the protein MRTDRPAGVLFDVDGTLVDTTYLHTVTWWEALRQTDQQVPMASVHRSIGMGSDKLLDHLLGPERDRDGDTRLRDAHDTLYAEYWQRLTPLPRAADLLRACAERGLRVVLATSASGPEVESLRRALAADDVIDTVTSSSDAQQSKPAPDILVAALEQSGLAAERVVFVGDSVWDVAAAGALQIPCVGLTCGGTSRGELAGAGAVAVYDDPGALLDELTTSPLVRPR